One Clostridium cagae genomic window, AATGCATTAGTATAGTTATCCATATATCCATCATCAAAAGTGATTACAATACTTTTTTCTGGGATAGGGGTATTGTTTAATAGATAATCTTCTAACTCTTTGAGAGTTAAAGTAGTATATCCAGAATCCTTTATATATCTCAGTTGATTTCTAAGTTTTTGAGGAGCTATAATAACCTCATTATTTTCAGAATTTTTAACTGAATGATAATATAAAACAGGAACTCCAACATTTTCATTAGTTAATTTTAAATCATTATTTGTGTTAACTTCTTTTTCATTTTCAACATCAGAGATTTCTTTATCCGTATCATTAATTTCTTGATTATTATCAATAGTCTCAGTAGTAGTAGAATTATTTGGATTTTTATTAACAGTATCTTTTAAGAATAAGTTATTATACATAAAATATGAAATAATTACACAAATTAAAACACAAGTTAATATAGTGATATTTTTTTTTGTAAAAAAATTATTTAAATTTTTCAATGATAGTATCCTCCTAGTTATTTTAAGTCTTTATTTATAATATAAACACAATAAGCACATTTTAACATAATATTTTTTTTATAACAAAAAAACAAAAAAGAAAAAATTTTACAACTTATCAACATTATCCACAATTGCCTGTGGATAACCTGTTATAAATTTAAATAAATAAAAAAAACTATCTGTGTATTCTGTTAATATTTTTTTTTAGATATGTTTTTATGGAAGGAGAAAAAATAAGATAATGCATTTAATTTCAAATATTATATCCGTGTTTTTGATTCCCTTAATGTTGTCGCAAAGTTATCCACAGTACATGTTTATAAATAATAGAATAAAAAACGACAATAATCTAAAAATTGTGGAAAAGTCTATAAATAAAAATTTAGGTTATTTAACAGAAGATGTTAAAATTTTGCAAATAGAAGGTGGAAAAGATAAAAACAAAATTAATAATATAAATTTAAAGGTAAATAGTGATGTTATGAATCCAATAAGGGAAGCAGAAAAAACTTCAGCAGAGTATTTTAAGGATACTAATATTATTCCTAATTTTCCTTATCAAATATCATCTAAATATATTATTACTAGGAATGATAATAATATTTTGAGTTTTTATAATGATTATTATGAATTTTTAGGTGGAGCACATGGAATGACCACTATAACCTCATATACAATAAATAAAAATAAGGAAGAATTTTTAAATTTAAATGATTTATTTAAACCAGGATATGATTATTTAAATATAGTAAATAAAGAAATTGAAAAGCAAATAGTAAAAAATCCTGATAATTATTTTGATTCAGGAAAAATATTTAAAGGTATAAATGAAAAGCAGGGTTTTTATTTAGATGAGAGCAATCTTATTATTTATTATCAGTTATATGAAATAGCACCATATGTATATGGCATTCCAGAATTCAAAATTCCAATAAAGTTATTTGAGGGAAATTTTATTTATAGTTAGGGTTTTATACATGTTATTTACATGATAATATTTACTTTAGACATAAGGAACTTAAAGGAGGTTGAAATGAAGAAGTTATTAAAAGAATATACTATAATAACTATGGGTCTTGTAATAGTTACTATTGGCCTTGAATTGTTTTTCTATTCTAATAATATAGCATCTGGTGGAATTTCTGGATTAGCATTAATTTTAAATGAAATTTTAGGAATTGAACCTGGAATAGTAATGCTTTTATGTAATATTGTATTATTTATTGTGGCTTTTATATTTATTGGAGGGAGTTTTGGAATAAAGAGTATGTATGCTGCATTTGGTTTATCATTTATATTATCAGCTGTTGAAAAATTTCATAAGCCGGTAGCAATAACTAATAACTTAGTTCTAGCAACTATATTCGGAAGTGTATTAGTAGCTATGGGAACAGCAATTATGTATACTCAAAATGCTACCACTGGAGGTACTAGTATTACAGCTAAAATATTAAGTAAGTACTGTCATATAGACTTTGGAAAGGGATTATTAATATCAGATTCGGTAGTAATATTATTAGCAATTTATACATTTGGTGTAGAACTGGGTCTATTTGGATTGTTAAGCGTATATTTAACTGGTATTTTAATAGATAAATTTATAGATGGATTTAACTTATCTAAACAAGTTATGATTTTTACTGATAAAGAAGAACTTGTGGCAAATTACATAATGAAAGATGTTGAGAGAGGATGTACTGTTTTTTACGGCAAAGGTGGATATACTAAAAAACAAAATTGTGTTATCTTAACTATATTAAGTAGAATTCAATTTATTAAATTAAAGCAATTTATGATGAAGAATGATCCTAAGGCATTTATAACAGTAAATGAAATAACAGAAGTATTAGGGCAAGGGTTTAAAAATATATTAGATAATTAAAAATTGATATTTTAGTATAAATTTCATGAACAAGAACAATTACTCTAAGAATTTTAAAAAACAAATCACAATTGGACTTAGAAATTATACTAAAATATCAATAGTATTTTTAAATAGTTCTATAAATCTAATTATTTATTATGAGAATTTTTGTTTTGATTTCCTCTAAAACCATATCCATCAGAAACCTCTCTGTTAATTGAGGCTATTTTTCCTGTTATACATCCTCTACAATGAGAAGGCGTATCTCCTGTACAAATTTTACCAGGATATAATGCATACAGCTTTCTATACTCACCCTCAGTTACATTTGGCATAACTACATTAGCACCGCTTTGAAGTGCTAAGATACGTCCATTTTTATGTAATGATTCCATTGCAGTAGTAGCAGGAATATTTATGTCAGGAAGTAATAATCTAGTTATAGCCATTACTTTTAAAGCTAAATTTAAATTTCCACCTTTAGAGTATTTTAGTGGGGTATCTTCATTAGGAATAAAAGGACCAATACCAATCATATCAGCATTTAATTTTTTGAAAAATAAAATGTCGTCTGCTAAAGAATCCAATGTCTGATTTGGTAATCCCACTAATACACCTGTTCCAACTTCATAACCTAAATGACCTAAATTTTTTAGACAGTTTAATCTTTCATCATAACTCATCATAGGGTCCATTTCCTTATAAAGTTTTTTGTCAGTTGTTTCAATGCGAAGTAAATATCTATCAGCACCAGCTTCTTTAAAAGCTTTATATTCTTCATAAGTCTTTTCACCTAGACTTAATGTTAAAGCTACATTTAAATTTTTAATTTCTTTTATTATTTCCACCATTTTTTCTTTAGTAAAAAAGTCATCTTCTCCACCTTGAAGAACTATAGTTTTATAACCATAAGATACAGCTTTCTTTGCAAAATCTATAATTTCCTCTTTACTTAATCTATATCTTTTTATATTTTTATTATCTCTTCTTAATCCACAATATAAACAATTTCGCTTACATATATTAGTAAATTCTATTAATCCTCTTAAATGAACAATATTACCTAAAGATCTTTCACGAACTTTATTAGCAGCTTTAAATAAATCATCATTTATATCGTCGCATGATAGTAATTGTAATATCTCATCTTTATTTAGTTCATGTGTAATGCTTGCTTTTTCAATTAAATTTTTCATGTATCCTCCATAAGTTTAATTTATCGTAATACTTTAAACTTAGTATACTATATAAAAAATAAGAGTTAAAGGACAAGACTTTGCCATTTAACTCTTAATGGTATTATTTAGAAATACAGCATACTTATAATTTTACTTTAAGCTACTTGCTTTTTTTCTTTAACTGTACCACCTTTATTTTCAAAGTTTATATCAGCATCCTTTTCTGAATCATATCTGATAACCTTATATATTTGAATTATTAATGTTGGAAGGAAAGCAAATAGATAGATATATCCTAAATTTGCTCCACTTAAAGGAATAACTTCAAATAGTGATTGTAGTGGAGGTACTAATAATACTGCATTTAATAGTAATAATCCAATTCCGAAAGCTATCCAACTAAATTTATTTTTAAATAAACCTAATGCGAATATAGATTTTCGTCCTCTGCAATTGAAACCATGGAACAATCTACCTAAACATAAAGTGGCAAATGCCATTGTGCTAGCAGTTCCTACAGGCCCACTAGATAATCCTATGTGATAAGCTGTAATAGTAGCAATTGCAATCAAGAATCCTTCAACAAGTATGCTTTTTACAAAACCTTTATTTAATATAGATTCTTTGCTATCTCTAGGTTTTTCATTTAAAACATCTCTTGTTGATTTTTCCATACCTATTGCGATAGCAGGTAAACTATCAGTAAGTAGATTTATAAATAATAAATGAACTGCAGCAAATGGTACTGGTAAAGCTCTTAATGAAGAATATAGTACAGCTAATATTCCAGAAGTATTTCCAGAAAGTAAAAATCTAATTGAATTTTTTATATTAGCATAAATATTTCTACCATTACTTATAGATTTAACTATTGTTGCAAAATTATCATCAGTTAATATCATAGAAGCAGCATCTTTAGAAACTTCAGTACCTGTAATCCCCATTGCAATACCAATATCAGCTTGTTTTAAAGCTGGGGCATCATTTACACCATCACCAGTCATAGCAACTATCTTATCTTTACTTTGCCATGCTTTAACTATTCTAATCTTGTGTTCTGGAGATACTCTAGCGTAAACAGAAATATGTTCTAATTTATCCAATAAGTCTTTATCGGACATTTTATCTAATTCAATACCATCAACGGATATATCATTTTCTTGTAATATACCTATTTCTTTAGCAATAGCAGAAGCAGTAACTTTATGATCACCCGTAATCATTACTGGTTTAATTGAAGCTTTAATACAATCTCTAACAGCTGCTTTTGATTCTTCTCTAGGTGGATCTATCATTGAAATTAATCCAATAAATATAAAATCTTTTTCATCATCCAAAGAAAGATCTTTTTCATCATCCAATTTTTTATATCCGAATGATAATACTCTTAATCCATTAGAAGACAACTTAAGATTCATATTATTTATGTCATTAATATCCTTATCAGTAATTTTCCTTACACCTTTAGATGTTTTTATTAATGATGATCTATTTAATAATACATCAATAGCACCCTTAGTAATCATTAAATATTCATTATCTATATTATGAAGAGTACTCATTAATTTTCTATCAGAATCAAAAGGAATCTCACTCAATCTAGGATGTTTGTTTCTATAATCTATTTCATTTATATCAAATTTATGTCCTAAATTAGTTAAAGCTACTTCAGTTGGATCACCAAGTTCTTTACCATCAACAGATGTAGAATCATTACAAAGAATAGAGCTGTCTACTAAAAATTTTGAAAGTGAGTTATTTAAATCAATCTCTTCAGAAGTAATTAAATTATCATCTACAAAAATACTTTTAACTGTCATTTTATTTTGAGTTAATGTACCTGTTTTGTCTGAACAAATGACAGATACACAACCTAAGCCTTCAACTGCTCTAAGATTTTTAATTATTGCATGTTCTTTAGACATCTTTTGAGTTCCCATAGAAAGAACTATAGTAACTATTGAACTAAGAGCCTCTGGAATAGCAGCAACAGCAAGAGCAACAGCAAACATTAATGAATCTAAAATAGTATTATTTCTATAAACATTTAAAGCAAATACAATTGCACAAATAATTATTACGCCAATAGCTAATTTTTTAGAAAAATCATCTAGAGATACTTGAAGAGGAGTCTTTTTTTCTTGAGTCTCTTCCATTAAAGTAGCAATTTTACCTAATTCAGTATTCATACCAGTACTTGTTACAAGGACTGTACCTCTTCCGTAGGTAACTAAAGAACTTGAAAAAACCATATTTTTTTGATCACCTAAAGCAACTTCAGTTTTATCAATTTTTTCGGAAATTTTATTTACACTTTCAGATTCACCTGTTAGAGAACTTTCATTAACTTGTAATGAAAAACTTTCAACTATTCGTCCATCTGCTACTACTAAATCACCAGCTTCTAATATTAATATATCACCTGGCAGTACATCTTTAGAGGGAATTTCAATTTTATTAGAATTTCTAATAACTTTAGCAATGGGAGAGGATAGCGCCTTTAAGCTGCTCAATGATTGCTCTGCTTTAACGTATTGAATTGTACCTAAAATAGCATTTATAGCTATAACTACTAAAATAACTATAGTACTTTCAATATTACCAGTGGCTATTGATATGATTGCGGCAGCTATTAAAATAATAACTAGCAGGTCTTTAAATTGTTCTAAGAATATAGAAATAATGCTCTTTTTCTTTTTTTCAGTTAATAAATTTTCCCCATATTTGTTTAACTGTTCTTTTATTTGTTCTTCGGTAAGACCGTTTATGGATACATTAAAATCTCTTAAAGTATCTTCAGAACTTTTACAAAAATATTTTTCCATATCATTCAATCTCCTTCTTAATATTAGTTATCATATATAAAAAATAATAGGCAATATTATTATATAGTTTGCTCATTATTTTATTTGAAATGCTTAATGAATAAAAAAAGACTTTTAATATAATTTCAGAATTCTGAAATTATATTAAAAGTCTCGTCACCACAAAGGTCATAACACCAGGTAAATAAATAACCGAGCATGTTGATGTTATATTATAACTACTCCCTCTTAATTCAATATTAAATTTAATGTTCTTTAGACTAATATATTCTAATTTTAAAATTTTGTCAATTTAATTTTACTATAACTAGTAATTAATATTGATTTTTAGTTATAATATAATTAAAAATGTTATTGAAGAGGAGAATAATTATTATGTTTACACCTATTAAGACACCAAAAGTATATGATCAGGTCATAGAACAAATAAAATTAAAAATAAAAAGTGGTGAACTCAAAAAGGGTGATAAGCTTCCATCTGAAAGAGAAATGGCAGAATCCCTTTGTGTTTCACGTACTTCAATAAGAGAAGCTATAAAAGCTTTAGAAGTTATAGGACTTGTGGAAAGCAGGCAAGGGGCAGGAAATTATATAAAAACTAATTTTGATAATTCACTTTTTGAACCATTGTCAGTTATGTTTATGCTTCAAGAAAGTTCTCTTAAAGAAATGTATGATTTAAGAAAAACATTAGAGCTAGAGTGTGGAAGATTAGCATCAAAGAATATAACAGATAATGAGTTAGATCATTTAAATGCTATATTAGATAGAATGTATGAGGCAGGAACAGAAGAAGAGAGTTTAGAATTAGATATTAAATTTCATTACGTTATTGCAAAAGCAGCAAGAAATGTTTTGCTCATTAATATACTTGAAGTAATATCTCAGCTTATGGATGAATTTATAAAATCATCTAGAATGCAAATTTTACATACTGGTAACAGTAGAGAAATATTATTATCAATACATGAAAATTTAGTTAGAGCATTAAAATTTAGAAATGAAAAAGAGGTGTTTAATGCAATGCTAGAACATTTTGATTTAATATGGAAGGCATATGGATATGAAGAATAGTATATTATTCTTAAGTAAAATATTGTTAATAAAATATCAAACAAGAAGTTTCTATAAAAATAAAAACAAAATTTTTATTTTTATAGAAACTTTTTTTTGTAGAAAATTATGTATTCTATTTTGTTAAATAAGAGAAAATATACAACTCTAGCTATAAAAAGGTAAAAGACTTATTATAAATTTCATGTAAATGTTTTCTGTTAATTTAATAACAATTATTTACATGACAAAGTTTTAAATATATAATAATAATTGTAAGTGGTAGTACCAATTACAAATTGGTATGATATATTACCAAAGCGGAGGGATAACCGTGTACATTTTATTTGTTTTAGCTTGTATTCCTATTATTTGGCTTATGATTTCATTAGGAAAGCTTAAGATTGCAGGCCATAAGGCATGCCCTATAGCTCTCTTAATAACATTATTACTCGCAATATTCATCAAGGATTTAAAGCGTGGTTACCATTTATATTAGTATTTTTATTTGTAATGATATGTTCACCATTATTTAAATCAATTTATGAACCATTATCACAAATAAAAACTTCTATACCAATTTATACAGGGGTGGGTGGAAAACCATATACTTTTTCTTGGATTGTAACTCCAGGAGTTTTAATAATACTAGCAACTTATGTTGGTGGGTTATTACAGGGATGTAAAGTTAAAGAGATTACTTTAGTTTTACTTTCAACCATGAAACAAATGGTTAAATCATGTATAACAATAGTTTCAATTGTATCTTTAGCTAAAGTTATGGGATACAGTGGAATGATTAAATCCATAGCAGATGTTTTAGTAGTGGTAACAGGAAGTTTTTATCCATTAATAGCGCCTATAATAGGAGCACTTGGGACATTTATAACAGGAAGTGATACTTCAGCAAATGTTTTATTTGGAGAATTACAAGTACAAGCTGCAAATTCAATTGGAGCAAATCCATATTGGATTGCAGGGGGAAATGTAATGGGAGCAACAGCAGGAAAAATGATTTCACCACAAAGTATAGCAGTTGCAACAGCAGCTACCAATCTTGTTGGTAGTGAAGGTAAAATATTAAATTCAACATTAAAAGTTTGTTTATTCTACATTGTGTTTTCAGGATTATTAATATATTTCTGTGGACCACTATTTGGATTTTAAAATATAGTTTTTTAGGAGGTATTTACATGAATATTTTAGTTTGTATTAAACAAGTACCAGGAACTTCAAAAGTAGAGGTTGATCCGGTTACTGGAGTATTAAAAAGAGATGGTATAGATTCAAAAATGAATCCATATGATTTATATGCATTAGAAACTGCATTAAGAATAAAAGAAAATGAAGGTGGAAATGTAAAAGTTTTAAGTATGGGACCTAATCAAGCGCTTAGCGTAATTAGAGAAGCGTATAGTATGGGTGCTGATGAGGGAGCATTATTATCAGATAGAAAATTTGGTGGTGCTGATGTTTTAGCTACATCATATACAATATCTCAAGGCGTAAGAAAAATGGGAGATTTTGAGTTGATAATTTGCGGAAAGCAAACTACTGATGGAGATACAGCTCAAGTAGGACCAGAAATGGCAGAATACTTAGACATACCTCATGTAGCAAATGTTGAGAGAATCATAGAGATTAAGGAAAAATCAATTATAGTTGAAATGGATATGCCTGAAACTTTAGAAGTAGTTGAAATTTCATATCCTTGCTTAATAACTGTAGATAAAGGAATTTTTGAACCAAGACTTCCATCTTACAGAAAGAAAATTGCAACTAAAGACAAAGAAATTTCAATTATGAGTTTAAATGATTTTGAAGATAGAAATGAAAAGAAATATGGACTAAATGGTTCACCAACTCAAGTTGAAAGAATATTCCCACCAGAAGTTAATGATGATAGAGAAATGTGGACAGGCGATTCAAATGAGTTAGCTGAAAAGATAGAACATAAATTAAAAGAGTTTAAGTTTATTTAATTATAAATTAGTTTTTAGTGAGTTTAAGGATTTTTATAAATAATATTAAAAAGGATTATTAAGGATATATAAATAAAAACGTTAATCAAGGAGGAATGATTTATGGCAAAGTTAGTTGTTAATCAAGAAAAGATAACTAATAAGGAAGAGTTAATAAAAATATGCCCATTTGGCGCTCTTGAAATAAATGATGGAAAAGTTGAGATAAATGGAGCTTGTAAAATGTGTAAGCTTTGTGTAAAGAAAGGACCAAAGGGAGCAATTGAATATATTGAAGAAGAAGTTAAGTCAATAGATAAGGATTTATGGAAAGGAATATCTGTTTACGTAGATCATGTTAATGGGAAGATTCATCCAGTAACTTATGAATTGATTGGTAAAGCTAGAGAATTAGCAGCTAAAATAAATCACCCTGTTTACTGTGTATTCATTGGTCATAAAGTTTCAGAGGAAGCAAAAGAGTTATTACATTACGGAGTAAATAAAGTATTTGTATATGACGATGAAGAATTAAGAGATTTTAGAATAGAACCTTATGCAGCAGCATTTGAAGATTTTATTAAAAATGTAAAACCATCATCAATATTAGTTGGAGCTACAACAATAGGGAGATCATTAGCACCTAGAATGGCTGCTAGATTTAGAACAGGTCTTACAGCTGATTGTACTATCCTTGATATAAAAGAGGATACAGACTTAGTACAAATTAGACCGGCATTTGGTGGTAATATAATGGCACAAATAGTTACACCTAATTCAAGACCACAACTTGCAACGGTAAGATATAAAGTAATGACAGCACCAGAAAGAACAGATGATGTTAATGGTGAAATAATTAAATGTGAAATTAAAAAGGATAAGCTTAAATCTGGGATTAATGTTCTTGAAATTAAAGAAAAAAATACAGAGGTAGGAATAAGTGATGCTGAAGTAATAGTAGCAGCTGGTAGAGGCGTTAAGTCAGAAAAAGATTTAGCAATGATAAAAGAATTTGCAGAGTTATTAGGTGCAGAATTTGCATGTACTAGACCTTTAATTGAATCAGGATGGGTTGATGCTAAAAGACAAATCGGATTAAGTGGTAGAACAGTAAGACCAAGACTTATAATAACTTGTGGAATTTCAGGTGCAGTTCAATTCTCAGCTGGAATGAATAATTCAGAACATATATTTGCTATAAATAATGACGATAAAGCTCCTATATTTAAAGTTGCTCATTATGGAGTAGTAGGGAATATATATGAAATTATTCCACAACTTATAGAAAAAATAAAAATGAGCAAGGAGGCATAAGGCTATGACTTATAAAAATGTTGAAGTTAAAGATTATGAATATATACTATCTATTGCAGAAAATGATAAAGAGAGAGTTTTCTTTGGAGATGAAATAAACGAAGATTATAGCCATGATGAATTAGGTGGAATAAAGAAAATGCCTGATATAGTAGTCCAAGCTATAAGTACAGAAGAAGTTTCAAAGATAATGAAATATGCTTATGAAAATTCCATTCCAGTAACTCCAAGAGGCTCAGGTACAGGTCTTGTAGGTGCAGCTGTTCCAATTAAAGGTGGAATAGTTATAGATCTTTGTAGAATGAATAAGATATTAGAAATAGATGAAGAAAATCTTACTCTTACATTAGAACCAGGGGTATTACTTATGGAAATAGGTAAATATGTTGAAGAATTTGATTTATTTTATCCACCAGATCCAGGTGAAAAATCAGCAACTATTGGTGGTAACATAAGCACAAATGCAGGTGGAATGAGAGCAGTAAAATATGGTGTTACTAGAGATTATGTAAGAGGTTTAGAAGTAGTAATGCCAAATGGAGAAGTAGTACAGTTAGGCGGAAAGGTAGTTAAAAATAGTTCTGGTTATTCATTGAAAGATCTATTAATAGGATCAGAAGGAACTTTAGGTATAGTAACTAAAGCTATATTAAAATTATTACCACTTCCTAAAAAATCATTAAGTTTACTTATACCATTCCCAACATTAGAGAATGCTATAGATACAGTACCTAAAATAATTAAATCAAAAACAATACCAACAGCTATTGAATTTATGCAAAGAGAAGCTATATTGGCAGCAGAAGAATTTTTAGGAAAGAGTTTCCCAGATAAATCATCAGATGCATATCTTCTATTAACTTTTGATGGAAATTCAACAGAAGAAATTGAAAAAGCATATGAAAATGTAGCTAATATATGTTTAGATGCAGAAGCAATAGATGTCTTTATATCTGACACAGAAGAAAGACAAGAATCAATTTGGTCAGCTAGAGGATGTTTCCTTGAAGCAATAAAGGCATTAACTACAGAAATGGATGAAGTTGATGTAGTTGTTCCAAGAAATAAAATAGGCGAATTTGTTAAATTTACTCATGAACTTGAAAGTAAATTTAATATTAGAATAAAGAGCTTTGGACATGCTGGAGATGGAAACTTGCATATTTATATTTTAAAAGACCAATTAGAAGATAATATCTGGCATGAAAAACTTGAATTAGTTATGAAAGACATGTATGACAAATCAAAAGAATTAAAAGGACAAGTTTCAGGAGAACATGGAATAGGTTTTGCTAAGAAACCATATTTAAAAGAATCACTTTCAAATGATGTACTTTCAGTAATGGAAGGAATTAAATTAGCATTTGATCCTAAAAATATATTAAATCCAGGAAAAATATTTAAATAAATTACCTCTCAATTTATATAAATTTTTTTATAAAGAGTGTATCAAATTTTGATGCACTCTTGTTTTTTCTCTGCAGAAATTAAACTCTTTCTAAATTCATCAAAGCCTATTAAAAATAGACAAAAGTAAATATTATTTAAAAGTCAAAAGTAATGGGAAAAATTATTTGGTGGAATTTTTAAATATAAAAAATCTAGTTTCTGATAAAAAATAGAATTTAACATAAATAAAAAACTCTATATTAAATTGAATAATATTAATTGAGGGTGAAATGTGGTTAAGTATATGAAGTGTTTTTTTACATAAACTAATTTTACTTAATTTTTTGAGGTATTTTTATTTGATAAAATACATGATTAACACCAGTATTGAACTAAATATAAGTGTAAGTTATTAAATTTATGATTTATACTCTTTAAATTTAAAATAAAAAGTTATTTAGAGTTATTTCATGTATTAAGTGCAGTAAACAAGAGTAAATAACAATAGGTGCTTATAGAAAAAAAATTTAATTTGTCTTATAATTTGTATATTGGTAGTAAGATAATATACAAATTATAAATAAAGGAGACTAAATATTATGACAGGTCTTGTTTTAGAAGGGGGAGCATTCAGAGGGCTTTTTACTGCAGGAGTTCTAGATGCTTTGATAGATATAAATTTAGAGATAAAATACATAGTAGGTGTATCAGCAGGAATTACTAATGGATACTCTTTTGTT contains:
- a CDS encoding polysaccharide deacetylase family protein; this encodes MKNLNNFFTKKNITILTCVLICVIISYFMYNNLFLKDTVNKNPNNSTTTETIDNNQEINDTDKEISDVENEKEVNTNNDLKLTNENVGVPVLYYHSVKNSENNEVIIAPQKLRNQLRYIKDSGYTTLTLKELEDYLLNNTPIPEKSIVITFDDGYMDNYTNAFPILKDLDMKATIFCITFELDGKYYLSESAIKKMSDYGIDIQSHTAGHPDLTKMTYDEQLKEFLESKEILEAITEKPVTSIAYPYGNYNDNSVKAAKDAGFKLGFTTDLGLSDRDDNPLLLNRIYISSNYDMDTFKQLLENTKK
- a CDS encoding DUF3298 and DUF4163 domain-containing protein, which encodes MHLISNIISVFLIPLMLSQSYPQYMFINNRIKNDNNLKIVEKSINKNLGYLTEDVKILQIEGGKDKNKINNINLKVNSDVMNPIREAEKTSAEYFKDTNIIPNFPYQISSKYIITRNDNNILSFYNDYYEFLGGAHGMTTITSYTINKNKEEFLNLNDLFKPGYDYLNIVNKEIEKQIVKNPDNYFDSGKIFKGINEKQGFYLDESNLIIYYQLYEIAPYVYGIPEFKIPIKLFEGNFIYS
- a CDS encoding YitT family protein, producing the protein MKKLLKEYTIITMGLVIVTIGLELFFYSNNIASGGISGLALILNEILGIEPGIVMLLCNIVLFIVAFIFIGGSFGIKSMYAAFGLSFILSAVEKFHKPVAITNNLVLATIFGSVLVAMGTAIMYTQNATTGGTSITAKILSKYCHIDFGKGLLISDSVVILLAIYTFGVELGLFGLLSVYLTGILIDKFIDGFNLSKQVMIFTDKEELVANYIMKDVERGCTVFYGKGGYTKKQNCVILTILSRIQFIKLKQFMMKNDPKAFITVNEITEVLGQGFKNILDN
- the hydE gene encoding [FeFe] hydrogenase H-cluster radical SAM maturase HydE, producing the protein MKNLIEKASITHELNKDEILQLLSCDDINDDLFKAANKVRERSLGNIVHLRGLIEFTNICKRNCLYCGLRRDNKNIKRYRLSKEEIIDFAKKAVSYGYKTIVLQGGEDDFFTKEKMVEIIKEIKNLNVALTLSLGEKTYEEYKAFKEAGADRYLLRIETTDKKLYKEMDPMMSYDERLNCLKNLGHLGYEVGTGVLVGLPNQTLDSLADDILFFKKLNADMIGIGPFIPNEDTPLKYSKGGNLNLALKVMAITRLLLPDINIPATTAMESLHKNGRILALQSGANVVMPNVTEGEYRKLYALYPGKICTGDTPSHCRGCITGKIASINREVSDGYGFRGNQNKNSHNK
- a CDS encoding cation-translocating P-type ATPase; translated protein: MEKYFCKSSEDTLRDFNVSINGLTEEQIKEQLNKYGENLLTEKKKKSIISIFLEQFKDLLVIILIAAAIISIATGNIESTIVILVVIAINAILGTIQYVKAEQSLSSLKALSSPIAKVIRNSNKIEIPSKDVLPGDILILEAGDLVVADGRIVESFSLQVNESSLTGESESVNKISEKIDKTEVALGDQKNMVFSSSLVTYGRGTVLVTSTGMNTELGKIATLMEETQEKKTPLQVSLDDFSKKLAIGVIIICAIVFALNVYRNNTILDSLMFAVALAVAAIPEALSSIVTIVLSMGTQKMSKEHAIIKNLRAVEGLGCVSVICSDKTGTLTQNKMTVKSIFVDDNLITSEEIDLNNSLSKFLVDSSILCNDSTSVDGKELGDPTEVALTNLGHKFDINEIDYRNKHPRLSEIPFDSDRKLMSTLHNIDNEYLMITKGAIDVLLNRSSLIKTSKGVRKITDKDINDINNMNLKLSSNGLRVLSFGYKKLDDEKDLSLDDEKDFIFIGLISMIDPPREESKAAVRDCIKASIKPVMITGDHKVTASAIAKEIGILQENDISVDGIELDKMSDKDLLDKLEHISVYARVSPEHKIRIVKAWQSKDKIVAMTGDGVNDAPALKQADIGIAMGITGTEVSKDAASMILTDDNFATIVKSISNGRNIYANIKNSIRFLLSGNTSGILAVLYSSLRALPVPFAAVHLLFINLLTDSLPAIAIGMEKSTRDVLNEKPRDSKESILNKGFVKSILVEGFLIAIATITAYHIGLSSGPVGTASTMAFATLCLGRLFHGFNCRGRKSIFALGLFKNKFSWIAFGIGLLLLNAVLLVPPLQSLFEVIPLSGANLGYIYLFAFLPTLIIQIYKVIRYDSEKDADINFENKGGTVKEKKQVA
- a CDS encoding FadR/GntR family transcriptional regulator, yielding MFTPIKTPKVYDQVIEQIKLKIKSGELKKGDKLPSEREMAESLCVSRTSIREAIKALEVIGLVESRQGAGNYIKTNFDNSLFEPLSVMFMLQESSLKEMYDLRKTLELECGRLASKNITDNELDHLNAILDRMYEAGTEEESLELDIKFHYVIAKAARNVLLINILEVISQLMDEFIKSSRMQILHTGNSREILLSIHENLVRALKFRNEKEVFNAMLEHFDLIWKAYGYEE
- a CDS encoding electron transfer flavoprotein subunit beta/FixA family protein, producing the protein MNILVCIKQVPGTSKVEVDPVTGVLKRDGIDSKMNPYDLYALETALRIKENEGGNVKVLSMGPNQALSVIREAYSMGADEGALLSDRKFGGADVLATSYTISQGVRKMGDFELIICGKQTTDGDTAQVGPEMAEYLDIPHVANVERIIEIKEKSIIVEMDMPETLEVVEISYPCLITVDKGIFEPRLPSYRKKIATKDKEISIMSLNDFEDRNEKKYGLNGSPTQVERIFPPEVNDDREMWTGDSNELAEKIEHKLKEFKFI